A DNA window from Candidatus Protochlamydia naegleriophila contains the following coding sequences:
- the coaE gene encoding dephospho-CoA kinase (Dephospho-CoA kinase (CoaE) performs the final step in coenzyme A biosynthesis.) — translation MLKLRKVAITGSLSCGKSSVCRILKELGAYVVSADEIVHQLLSSDANVSQRVVKLLGTGILVNQQIDRSRVAQRVFLDNQLLKSLEEILHPAVYDEIEQQYQKQQDKNQFPLFIAEIPLLFESDGEKRFDAVIAVVANEDACFERFNKATHYDRKEFDKRMAEQMLPMEKAIRADYVIMNNGAISDLQQPLRELYQELTEG, via the coding sequence ATGTTAAAATTAAGAAAAGTAGCCATTACAGGCAGTCTTTCGTGTGGCAAATCGTCGGTTTGTCGTATCTTAAAAGAACTTGGGGCTTACGTCGTAAGCGCTGACGAAATCGTTCATCAATTATTGTCTTCTGATGCAAACGTTAGCCAACGGGTCGTTAAATTATTGGGAACAGGCATACTTGTTAACCAACAAATTGATCGATCTCGAGTTGCCCAGCGGGTCTTTCTAGACAATCAGCTGTTAAAGAGTTTAGAAGAGATTCTTCATCCAGCTGTATATGACGAAATAGAACAACAATATCAAAAACAACAGGATAAAAATCAATTCCCTCTCTTCATAGCTGAAATTCCCCTTTTATTTGAAAGTGACGGAGAAAAGCGGTTCGATGCGGTCATCGCCGTTGTGGCCAACGAAGATGCTTGTTTTGAGCGCTTTAATAAGGCTACTCACTACGATCGCAAAGAGTTTGACAAGAGGATGGCAGAGCAAATGCTCCCGATGGAAAAAGCCATTCGAGCCGATTACGTCATTATGAACAATGGAGCGATTTCTGATCTTCAGCAGCCGCTAAGAGAGTTATATCAAGAGTTAACAGAAGGCTAA
- the rho gene encoding transcription termination factor Rho yields MDPENTENTPLDTSMTFEDNACDKQNPEQATQTAGQERSQPEIITKIADIQRMNIDQLNQYGKKIGLKHLGSLTKSQMVFEIVKAISENPNEVLYGEGVLEILPDGFGFLRSPNYNYLPSAEDIYVSPAQIRRFDLKKGDTLCGTIRPPKDKEKYFALLKVDKINGRPPEKAKERILFENLTPLYPNERIVMETTKEKLSTRVLDLAAPVGKGQRGLIVAPPRSGKTILLQNIANAIACNNPEIVLIVLLIDERPEEVTDMQRIVKGEVISSTFDEPPERHVQVAEMAIEKARRLVEHGNDVVILLDSITRLARAYNTIQPHSGKILTGGIDANALHKPKRFFGAARNIEQGGSLTIIATALIDTGSRMDEVIFEEFKGTGNMELVLDRRLADRRTYPAIDLIKSGTRKEELLYHPNELEKIYLLRQAVADLAPGDAMNLLINRLKKTGSNVEFLLSMKD; encoded by the coding sequence ATGGACCCAGAGAATACAGAGAATACACCCTTAGACACCTCGATGACATTTGAGGATAATGCATGTGATAAGCAAAATCCTGAACAGGCGACTCAAACAGCTGGTCAGGAGAGATCTCAACCAGAGATCATCACTAAAATTGCTGACATCCAACGGATGAATATTGATCAGCTTAACCAATATGGCAAAAAAATTGGACTCAAGCATCTTGGTTCTTTAACCAAGTCGCAGATGGTGTTTGAAATTGTTAAAGCGATCTCAGAAAATCCAAATGAAGTGCTCTATGGAGAAGGTGTACTTGAAATCCTACCAGACGGCTTTGGCTTCTTACGCTCTCCCAACTACAACTACCTCCCTTCTGCCGAAGATATCTATGTTTCACCAGCTCAGATCCGCCGTTTCGACTTAAAAAAAGGCGATACCCTATGCGGAACCATTCGTCCACCAAAGGACAAGGAAAAGTATTTTGCCTTGCTCAAAGTGGATAAAATTAACGGCCGCCCACCAGAAAAAGCCAAAGAACGCATTCTCTTTGAAAACTTAACTCCTCTCTATCCTAACGAAAGAATCGTGATGGAGACTACCAAAGAAAAATTGTCAACCCGTGTTCTAGATTTGGCAGCGCCTGTCGGTAAAGGGCAAAGGGGCCTCATCGTAGCACCTCCCCGATCTGGAAAAACGATTTTACTGCAGAATATTGCCAATGCCATTGCATGCAACAATCCTGAAATCGTCTTAATCGTTCTACTCATCGACGAGCGTCCTGAAGAAGTCACCGACATGCAACGCATTGTCAAAGGCGAAGTCATCTCTTCAACGTTTGATGAACCGCCAGAAAGACACGTCCAAGTCGCTGAAATGGCAATCGAAAAAGCACGCCGCTTAGTCGAGCATGGCAATGACGTTGTTATTCTTTTAGACTCTATCACTCGCTTGGCCAGGGCCTATAATACGATTCAGCCACATTCAGGTAAAATCCTGACTGGTGGTATCGATGCCAACGCCTTGCATAAACCTAAGCGTTTCTTCGGTGCAGCACGCAATATCGAACAAGGCGGCTCATTGACCATCATCGCAACAGCTTTGATTGACACCGGCTCGCGTATGGATGAGGTCATTTTCGAAGAATTCAAGGGTACTGGTAACATGGAACTCGTGCTCGATCGTCGCTTGGCTGATCGTCGCACTTATCCTGCTATCGACTTGATCAAGAGTGGTACGCGTAAAGAAGAGTTGCTCTATCATCCCAACGAGCTAGAGAAGATTTATCTTCTTCGTCAAGCCGTTGCCGATTTAGCTCCGGGCGACGCAATGAACCTGTTGATCAACCGTTTAAAGAAAACTGGTAGCAACGTCGAGTTCTTGCTCTCTATGAAAGACTAA